In Stanieria sp. NIES-3757, the DNA window GTATAGCTAAAGGTTCAGCTTGAGAAGACATGACTTTAATTCCACCAAAAGTTAGTCCGACTCCTAACAAAAGTGCCACAAAATGACTGACTATTTTGCCTAGAAATCCTGATTTTTCCATAAAGTTAAAACTAATAAGATTGAAAATCTATCAAACAAAAAATATACAAGATTTTTTTTCGATCATAGCTTGTGGTTCGGTCTGCTTTGGGGAGCGAATATCGTAAGCTAAATAATGTCTGGCTGATGTTAAGTAAATCTTGATTAAACGGAATGAGCGTTACTCCCATTGAGAACAATGCTTACGCAATTGATTTTGGTACCAGCAATACAGTCGTTGCTCGGTGGAATTCAGCAATTAATAGCACAGAAACAGTTAAATTACCTGGATTATCCCAATTATTGGCAAATAATCCGCCTTTAATCCCTAGTTTGGTTTACGTTGAAGATGCTAGTCAAGGTAAAGTAATTCTAGGACAAACCGTACGCGATCGCGGTTTAGACCAAACCAATGATGCTCGTTTTTTCCGTAGCTTTAAACGAGGCATTGGCACCGAAATTCAAGGTTTTTTACCCGAATTAGACGAACAACTAGTTACTTTTGAACAAGTAGGAGAATGGTTTCTCAAGCAGTTAATTGAACAATTGCAAGCGGATTGTCAAGCTAATTTACAATCTTTAGTTTTAACCGTACCAGTTGACAGTTTTGAAGCTTATCGTCTCTGGTTAACTGATATTTGTCATTCTCTCAACGTCGAACAAATTAGAATTTTAGACGAACCTACCGCAGCAGCCTTGGGGTATGGTGCAGCCGAACAAGAATTAATTTTGGTAGTTGATTTTGGTGGGGGTACAGTCGATCTATCTCTAGTTCAATTGTCACGTCAAAGTCAAGTAAATCAAGGTTTTATTCTCAAATGGGGTCAAAAATTCCTGGGCGAAAGTTCTTCGCAAAAAAAGACTACCGCTAGAGTATTGGCTAAAGCTGGTCAAAATTTGGGTGGAACGGATATCGATCATTGGTTGGTAGATTATTTTGCTGCTACAGAAGGATTAACCAAATCTTCCTTAACTACCCGTTTGGCAGAAAAGTTAAAAATTCAGCTTTCGACTCGACAGGAAGCCAGCGAAGCTTATTTTAATGATGAAACCCTCGAAAGTTATCAATTAAATTTAGACCGTTCTAGTTTAGAAAAAATCCTTCAAGAACAACAATTTTTTGCTCAACTTGATGAATTAATGACTCAAGTTTTACAACAAGCAAGAAGGAACGGCATCGAAAAAACCGATATTAATGCTGTTTTATTAGTTGGTGGTACTGTACAAATGCCGGCAGTACAAAACTGGATCAAACAATATTTTGATGAAGACAAAATTCGTTGTGACCGCCCTTTTGATGCGATCGCGACTGGCGCACTGGCAATTGCCCAAGGTATTCAAGTCCAAGACTTTCTTTATCACAGTTACGGTATTCGTTATTGGAATCGGAAACAAAATTGCCATAGTTGGCATCCCATTATTCAAGCCGGACAACCCTATCCAATGGCACAACCAGTAGAATTGGTTTTGGGAGCATCGGTAGAAAATCAACCAAGTATCGAATTGATTATTGGTGAAATGGGTGTCAACAACGTCGGTGTAGAAGTTTATTTTGATGGTGATCGCTTAATTACTAGAAATACTAAAGACCAAACCATGACAGTGAAACCACTGAATGACAAACCAGGAGCAAGCACAATTGCGAAATTAGAACCCTTAGGTAATCCTGGTAGCGATCGGGTTAAAATATCTTTTCGGGTTGACCAAGAGCGTTATCTACGTCTTTCGGTAGAAGATTTACTGACTCAAACGATGTTATTAAATAATCAGATTGTTGCGGAATTAACTTAAGTAGGGCTGCTGTAATATATACTTAAAGAGAATTCCTAGCTACTAGGAATTTAGGGGGATAAACGATAACTATTAACCTTTATTTACCAGTTAATTTTGTACTATATTGCCGAGTATTAGTATTTATTAGGTATATTAACTCAAAGAAATGTTTTTCAGGAGCATTACTGAGAAGAAAAATACCTAGTAAAATACATAACTTTTTAAAAGCCAACCTATTTAGAGCTAAAGAACATACAATACTTGGCGAGGTATAACTGTGGAACAGATTAATATTTTAAGTGTTTTAATTGATAATTTTAGTATGACTGAGTTGTTAGAAAGACTCAGATTCGGAGGTGTAGTTTTCACACCCAATGTCGATCACATCATCAAATTACAGAAAGACCGAGATTTTTATCGCATTTATAAAACGGCTGATTACCGAGTTTGCGATAGTCAGTTGTTATTGTATGCTTCCAAATTTCTTGGCACACCCTTAAAAGAAAAAATTTCAGGCTCTGACTTGTTTCCAGCTTTCTACTGGTACTACCGTAATGACAAAAACGTCAAAATCTTTTTGTTGGGAGGTGGTACAGAAGATGTCGTTGAAGATGCTCATCAAAATATCAACGAGAAAGTTGGACGCAACATGGTGATTGCTTCTTATTCCCCGCCCTTTGGTTTTGAAAAAGATGAAATCGAATGTCAAAAAATTATTCAGATGATTAATAATTCTGGAGCAACTGTTCTGGCAGTAGGTTTGGGAGCTCCTAAACAAGAAAAGTGGATTTATAAATACAAAGACCAACTACACAATATCAAACTGTTTTTTGCGATTGGTGCAGCCATTGAGTTTGAAGCTGGTTATCGTCGGCGCGCACCCAAATGGATGAGTACGGTTGGTTTGGAATGGTTGTTTAGATTAATGCTAGAACCCAAACGTCTTTGGAAAAGATATTTAGTAGAAGATTTAGCGTTTTTTGTTCTCATTCTTTTACAAAAAATAAATTTACAACCTCTGAGAAGAATACGAGGAATGATTTCACCCTGGAGAAGAAAATTAGCTGCGAAATAAACGAACGTGCTGATATTGATGAGCCATACTTGCTAATCCCAAACCAAAACTACAACTACAAAGGTCATCGTCTGATAAAGAAATAATTGTTGTTGCTGCGTTAATTATGTCTTGATTAAGTTGAAACAATAATTTTTGACCGCTAGTTTGTCCCAACGGAATTAATCTTACTCCCACACTAATCAAATTTGCTGTCCAACTTTGTAAATAACCAAGTAAAGCAGATTCAGAACTCAGCTTCCAGTAAGCAGCACCAATTCCAAAAGCAATGCAATAGTTACATTGTCTACCTAAAATTTGAGCTAATTGTTTGATTGGAGGACAATTATCGTCAGTTTTTGGTTGTAATTCCGTTAGCAATCGTAAAAGAGAAGTTCCCATTTGCCAACTTTGGTAACGTAATTCAGAAGATTCTTTAGCAGCACTACTCCAACTATTCCAATCGTCAAGAGCCTGAACATTTCCTGCTTTTAAACTCCAATAGGCTCTCAGCATAATTCCTGTTTCAAGACGGATGGCACCATAATTTAATTCTCTGGTTAACCACCAAGCTAAAGATTCAGCAGAAGAAATTGTTTCTTGACTAATTAGAGATTCTAAGCCTTCTGAATAACTATAAGCCCCTAAAGGGAGACTCGGACTAGTCAACTGAAGTAAAGATAAAATTGTTTCATTCATAATTGTGAGTATGACCGTAAGCCCCTATTTCTGGTTGAAAGGGAGTTATCTCTTCAGTAACTTCTAAACCTAATTGAATTAACAAAGAAGCTAAAACTGAATCGGGAGTAATTCTGAGATAATCAGGAGTAATTTCTAGAGCAACATGACGATTGCCTAAATGATAAGCTGCTCTGATTAAATCTAAAGTAGTTTTACCCCTAATGGTCATAACTAGTTCTGGTTTAGCCAAAACCCTTACAATTAGCTCCCCTGTTTGAGAACGCAGTAAATCCCCATCTTGAAGAACCGTTCCTCTAGGTAAATAAATATCTACCCAATAATTGGGAGTAATTTCTAATTTCTGTCGCGATCGCCTTCTCTCTTCAGCAGTTAAAGAGATTGTCCAGGCGGTCTCTATCTTTTCCTTAGTAGAAAAACATTCTGTTAACCTAATCATAAAATAAATATTAATGACAATTAAACAAAAAATTCCAAGATTAAAGCATAAAAAAATTAATAATTTTTAGTCAAGTTTAATATTTTTTTGAGCAGAGTATGGCTGAATTATATTAAATAAGGGATACTAAAATTAACGGTGTGATTGAGGGGAATAGTGAGATGTGGGAACGATTGATACTAGCTATTGCGGTAACTTTTTGTTTGTGTTTATTATTTCAATTCAGCGGAAATTCAGCAAAACCAACCTTGTTTCGGACAAATTTTGGCCAAACTTCAAGTTTTATTTTTAGCATTCCGATTTTTTCTGGATCGCAATAAATTTTGGCAAAAGATAGTCTCAAAACTAACAATATTTAGTACAAATTTATTTAAATGGTGTTATTGCTGAATTAAGAGTCTTACCTCAATAAATTTTAAAAGACAATATTTTTGTTTAACTATAGTCTTAGATCTTTGTTCTCATCTGGTATTGATACCAAAACGTAGAGCGATCAAGACTTTTTTTATCGCTTAAATCTATAGGTAATATTTAAATAAAGCAATTGATTGACTGCCAACTAGATTGAAGGCAAATAATTAAAATGGCATTTGCACACCCATTTTAGGAGTAATATTGCCGTTGGCATCTAAATCTGCACTCACCCCAATTGAACCAACCCCTATTTTTCTTTTCCAAGAAGCTGTTCCCCCCAAAATATTGGTATCATCATCAATTTTGGCACTTACACCAACTAAACCAACCCCAGTATCTATAGTTAGTTCTACACTACCTTGAGTAAAATTAGCTTGTCCGTCAAAATTACCATTCAAACCAACCGAACCTAAAAATAATTTAGTTTTCCAAGAAGCGTTTCCTCCTGTAAAGCTTGTCTCATCATCAAAATTGCCACTGATTCCAATCGAGCCAAAGGAAGTTTCAGTATTCCAAAAAGCATTTGTACTAATAAAATTAGCTTGTTCGTCAAACTTACTACTCACTCCGACTGAACCGAGTGAAGTTTTAGCTTGCCAAGAAGCGTTACCACCAGTAAATTCAGTCTCGTGATTAAAATTCCCATTAACTCCAATTGAACCGAGTAAAGTTTTGGCTTGCCAAGAAGCGTTACCACCAGTAAATTCAGTCTCGTGATTAAAATTCCCATTAATCCCAATTGAACCTATTGAAGTTTCACTTTTCCACGCAGCATTACCACCAGTAAACTGCGCTTGGGCATTAATATTGGCATTGATATTAAAAGAGCCAAGTTCATTAGCTGTCTGCAAAAAAGCTTTACCACCAGTAAAAGTAGCCTCTTTGTTGAAATCGCCACTGACTCCAATTGAACCAAAGGAAGTTTGTTTTTTCCAACCCGTATTTCCTGCGGTAAAAGTAGCTTCTTCAGGAATAATCAAAGTTTTATCTACTCTAAGAGGAGTAAAGTCGGTAGCAGTTCGCTGTGTAATAGTATCTGAGGGTTGGTTAATCCTAACAGGAGTAAGATTTTTGGCAGTTGGTGCTAAAAGATAATTGGTTGAAAACTTAATTTGTCGAGCAAACTCACCATTAACTGCGACAAAATTCAAAAAAGTTGCCATTTCCCCAGTTATATTACCCTTGTAATTAACTAAATTATCAAACTCGGCACTAACTTGAACTGGTTCAACGAAATTTACTGAAGTTGCCAGAAAAATACTCGTCGTAATGAGCCACATCGATATAAATCTCCAATCAATCTTATTTTATAGTCATTTTTGCTCTCAAAATCTTGAAATTTAGCTTAATTTGGCGAGAGAATTTATGATAGTTTAACGCGATCGCTGGACAAGTGCGTTGATTTAAGACATGATGTTTTGTGATTAATCAACAACCATTAAATTAATTATTCCCATTACTTGAGTTATCAATATACTGGTTTGGAGTTAAATTTTGAGAATTTATGGCTAAACAAAAATCTTATGTGTCAGATGAAGTATTCTCAAACAGACCAATTGCCGTAGATTTATTTGCTGGTGCAGGAGGAATGACTCTTGGTTTTGAACAAGCCGGTTTTGATGTGTTAGCAGCAGTAGAGATCGATCCCATTCACGCTTGCACTCATCAATATAATTTTCCTTTTTGGACGATCTTATGCCAGAGTGTTACAGAAACTACAGGACAAGAAATTAGAGCCAAATCAGCTATTAAAGACCGTGATATTGATGTAGTCTTTGGTGGCCCTCCCTGCCAAGGTTTTTCGATTATGGGGAAAAGAATTTTTGACGATCCGCGCAATTCCCTAATTTTTCATTTTGTTCGGTTGGTGTTGGAATTAAGACCGAAATTTTTTGTGATGGAGAATGTACGAGGATTAACTATTGGTAAAGCGCAGCAACTATTAATTGAGATAATTAAGAAATTTCAGGCAAATAATTATCAGGTTCAAGAAGATTATCAAATTTTAAATGCTGCTTGTTTTGGAGTTCCGCAACACCGAGAAAGATTGTTTTTAATTGGAGCAAGAGCAGACTATGTTTTACCAGCTTATCCTCAACCAATTACTAAACCTCTAAGCAAAAGAAAAGGCAGTTATATTTTTAGTGAAAAACCACCCAACTGTGATTTATTGCCTAGTCCTAATGTTCGAGATGCACTCCAAGATTTACCAATTATAGAAAATTACCCCGAATTGTTCGAGCGAGATTGGGTTTGGGCAGAATTTAAAGAACCAAGTCTTTACGGAGCAACTTTACGGGGGTTGAGAAGATTGGAAACTAATTATTCCTATGAACGTGAGAGCATTTTTCTTCAAGCCTTTTCTAGTCGCTACTCTTCAACAACTAAGCTTGCTCAAACTAATTACGCTTTATTAACTTCTAGTTTAAGAACCAAACATACACCCAGATCTATTAGTCGTTTTGCAGCAACTAACCCTGGCAAAAAAGAACCAATCAGCCGATTTTTTCGGCTTCATTATGATGGTATTTGCAATACTTTAAGAGCAGGAACTCCTTCTAATAAAGGTGCTTTTACTTCTCCTCGACCAATTCATCCCGAACAACCACGCTGTATTACAGTCAGGGAAGCTGCAAGATTGCATTCTTACCCAGACTGGTTTCGTTTTCATAGCACTAAATGGCATGGGTTTCGACAAATCGGCAATTCTGTTCCACCCCTGCTTGCTCAAGCAGTAGCTACTGAAATTGTCAAAGTGCTTGATTTATTTTTAACCCTACCAACCAAAAAGCAAAATTTGGGTTCAGAAAGTCTACTCTATTTAAATTTTTCTGAAGCGACTCGCTACTATCATCTTCGTGCCCAGACTATGGAAGAATTAGCTCAAAAAATCACCTCAGAAACAACTTAAAATTTAAACTTCAACTTTTACCCCGCGCCAAAAAGCAATGTAACCTTCTATGTGTTTGGCTTTTTCTTTGGCTTTGGGATAATACCAAGCTGCATCTTTATTTTCTTGATCATCAACCACAATCGTATAGTAGCTAGCTTCTCCTTTCCAAGGACAACTAGTATGAGTATTGCTTTCGCGAAAATAAGCTTGATTAATTGAGTCAGGAGGAAAATATTGATTTCCTTCTACTACTTGAGTGCGATCGCTCTCGGCTAAGATTGCACCATTCCAAATTGCTTTAGGCATTGTTATTCCTTGTTTTAATTATCTTTTCTGTAAATCTAACTTTAACTTTTCTGCTAAGGCATAGTTTAATCGATAGGAAGCTTGGGGATAAGTTGGTTTGAGTTCTAAAACACGACGATATGCTTGAACAGCTTGATTCCATTGTTTTTCTTCTGCCAACTCTTGACCCAAAAGAAAATATAATTCGGCATTGTGAGGATCGTATTGAATTGCCTGACGATAACAAGCGATCGCTTCTTGTTGTTCGCCTTTCAAACTTAAAATTTGACCTAAACGATAATATGCTGGAATAAATTGTGGTTTTAAGCCAATTGCCTGACGATAACAAATAACTGCTTGCTCTAGGTTTCCTTGTTTTTGCAGTAATCTACCCAAATAGACATGCTCTGAGGCTGGAGCTAAATCAGGTTTAAGGCTTAGTGCTTGATAACGATGTTCGAGGGAGTCGGAAGTTTTGCCGATTTTTTCTAAAGCATCGGCTAAATACCAATAAGCTTCGGCATATTGATAATTAATCTTGAGAGCTTTGTGATAACAATTAATGGCGGTTTGCCACTGTTGTTGCTTGGCATACAAATTACCTAGATCTAATTGAGTTTTGGCAGAATCTGGTTTTAATTGAGCTTGTTTTTGATAACGTTCTATTGCTTTATCTATTTGTTTAGTTCCTGATTGAGTGCCTTGGGTGCAGGAACTTGCTGAGGGGCTGTGTGCGGAACTTGATTCCGCACCTTGTAAGCCCCGTTCCCGCACAGGAGAAGCAGTGTTTTCACTCGTTTCAGAAACAGATGTCAGCAGAGTAGTTTGATTAGCCAAATCATCGGAACTTTGGTGTAATAATTGCTGAACTTGTTTGAGTCTAGCTAATTGAGGCGTACTTGGAGAATTAATAGTTGAATTAGCTGTTGGTTGAGTGTCAGACCGTGGCTGTGACTGAGATAAATTTAATTCTAAAGCTTTACGATAATAATTAGCAGCTTCTTGCCATTTGTTTTGTTTTTCTAAATTTTGGGCTATTTCTTGATAGGTTGCTACTGATTGAGTTGGTGATAAATTAGAATTTGCTAAGGATGATTGGAAAGCATTAGTTTGAGTTTGGTGATTTAATGCCTCTAATTCTAAAAATTTTGAGTGATATAGTTGAGCTTTCTCTGGCTGATTCAGTTGTTCCCAAATTTGAGCTAAATTTCGATAAGCTTCAGCAAAAGTAGGTTTGATAATAATTGCTTTTTGATAATATTCAATCGCTTGTTGCCATTTATTTTGTCCAGCATAAAGACTAGCAACTTTAGCGTAGACTTTTGCCAAATCAGGTTGAATTTCTACTGCTTTAGCATAACAATCCATTGCTTCCGCAGTTTTTCCCATTCTTTGTAAAGCATTGCCCCAGATTTTATAAGCCTCGGCTAGATTAGGACAAAGTTGGGTAGCCTGTTTACATGCGATCGCAGCTTGTTGCCAATTATGGCGATCGCACGATTCTAAAGCTTGTTGTAAATAGATTTGAGCAGCTTCCCATTCAATGGTAATAGTTTGTTGGCTATTAATTTTATTAACTTCTCCTGAAAAAAGTGGATAATAAGAATTACTATCTGCCGACCGAAAGGTAAAATTTGCCAACTTTTGCCTATTTTGCGCGGATAAAGGTTGAAAAGCAAAAGCTGAGTTGAGTAAGCTATCTTTTTTAAGTAATTGATTAATTACTGCTTGAGAATTAGATTTAAAAGATTGTTTTGCTTGTTGCCAATTTAAAGATTTAAAGATAATTGCTTGACGATAATAATTAGCTGCTTGTTCTACTTGTCCTTTCTGTTTATAAGCAGTTGCCAATTGCTCATAAGCTAAAGCGAGATTATTATTTTGTTGTAGAGTAATCGATGATTTTGTCGATCTAGTCGCTAAATGAGATGTTTGTTCAATAGCTTGACGATAAATAGTAATCGCTTCAGTTAACTTGCCTTGTTGACGAAAATCATCTGCTTCTTTAAGCTGAGATTCGATTTGATGATCTGAGTCGACTGAAGGCTTTTCATTTGATTGAGAAGATGATTCAGAATTAGTCGGGGAGTCCAAAAAAGTCTTCAGGAGCTTAAACATAATTAATTGATGATTGCTAAACTACACTCTTGCTTAGGTATATTTACGGATTATCAAATAGAAAATTAAATATTTTTTCTCATTGTTACTACGATACAAAAAAAATCAGTAATTACACTAACTTCTAGCAAAATTTTGTGGTCAAGTTCAATGTTTTTACTGAATTTTTAAGGTTGAAAATAACTGATTCACATTTGAGAAAATACTGTGAACGTTGTTTGAGCAATCATCGGTGTTTCCTACTCAAGCCAAGGTAGGTTTGACTATTACAGAAAAAAGCCTAATTTTAATAGTTAAAAAGCTAGAGAATAACCTGCTATCAAATGTATCTGACTCCGTTCCCCATCATTGCTAGCGAGACCGCCTTCTATTCCTAAATCAAGTACACTTTGATTAATAAAATTCATTTCGTGATGCTAATGGGGCACCGTGTTGTGATGATTATGATTTCCTTCTTCTGCCATCCCAGGCATACCTTCCATAAAACGATGCTCGTGTAACCCCTCGCCACCGTAATTTTCTCCCGGTTTCATATTATCGAATAACGATAGTGCAACACAAAAATTATTTACAAGGTATCAAACGGTATCTCAATATCTATTTGAACGTTTCTATCAAGGATGTTGGTTTACCAGGAATTGGTGATCTAGAAGCTTGTCGTCAACAAGCGAACGGAACTGTTTAGTACTTTGCAAAACAGTTAAGAAAAAGAATTACCATCAAAATTGAGATTTAGCTAATTTTCTTAACAAATTAGTTGTTGGTAGCAGCAAAATAATAAATTTAGTGAAAGGAAGCACCAAAAATTTAATTTTTTTCTCAATGTCTAATATCTATATCTTTAATGATCAAACAAATTTCCGTTATTCAGATAGTTGTGGTGAGGAGGTACAGACATGGATGCTAGTCTGATCGTATCCAATATCCTAAATCCACCAGTTCTATTTTTTTTCTTAGGAATGACTGCGGTTTTAGTCAAATCCGATCTAGAAATTCCGCCACCTATACCCAAGCTCTTTTCCCTTTATTTGTTGTTTGCGATAGGATTTAAAGGAGGAGTAGAACTAATCAAAAGTGGCATTACCCAAGAAGTTATTTTGACTCTTTTGGCAGCGATATTAATGGCATGTTTTGTGCCAGTTTACACCTTTTTTATTCTCAAATTAAAGCTAGATACTTATGATGCTGCTGCGATCGCAGCTACTTATGGTTCGATTAGTGCCGTTACTTTTATTACTGCGAGTGCTTTCTTAAGTGAATTAGGGATTGACTATGATGGATATATGGTAGCAGCTCTTGCTCTAATGGAATCTCCCGCAATTATTGTCGGCTTAATTTTGGTTAATTTATTTGCTTCAGAGTCAGGAAAGCAAAGCGATCGCGACTTTGTTTGGTCAGAAGTTTTACGAGATGCCTTTTTAAATAGTTCGGTTTTTCTATTAGTAGGTAGTCTAATCATTGGATTTTTGACTGGAGAACATGGTTGGCATGTGTTAGAACCGTTTACACAGGGAATGTTTTACGGAGTTTTAACTTTCTTTTTATTAGATATGGGACTGGTTGCTGCTAGAAGAATCAAAGATCTACAAAAAACGGGAATTTTTCTGATTTCTTTTGCCATACTGATTCCAATTGTCAATGCAGTACTAGGACTACTAATTGCCTGGTTTATTGGGATGCCACGAGGAGATGCTCTTTTATTCTCCGTACTCTGTGCTAGTGCCTCTTACATTGCTGTACCTGCTGCTATGCGTTTAACTGTTCCAGAAGCTAATCCTAGTCTCTATGTTTCTACTGCTTTGGCAGTAACCTTTCCGTTCAATATTATTGTGGGAATTCCTGTTTATTTGTACGGAATCAATCTATTTTGGAGATAAGATCATGCATTTAGTAAAAAAAATCGAAATAATCGCGAATTCTTTTGAACTTGCTAAGATTTTAGATAGTTTGGATAAATCGGGCGTACATGGACACGCAGTAATTCGTAATGTGGCGGGTAAAGGCTTGAGAGATGGGGCGGAAGATTTAGATATGACCATGCTGGACAATGTGTATGTGATTGCTTTTTGTATGCCCGATCAACTCAAATCTGTAGTAGAAAACATTCGACCTCTACTCAATAAATTTGGAGGCACTTGCTATGTCTCCGATGTAATGGAAATTCGCTCTGTTAAATGTGTCGCATCCTTATAACAAGATTATGAAACAAGAAAGTAATTTTAGCGACCGCCGTCAGTTTTTGCAGTTGGGAACAGTAACTGCTTTTGGCTTGTTGGTTGGTACTAGCAGTCTTATGTGGGATGTAGAACAAGCTCAAGCTGAACCCTTACAACCTACTCCTGATCAAGCTTTACAGATGTTAATCGCAGGAAATCAGCGATTTGTGAGCCATTTAATGAGAAGACCCCATCAGGCTTCAACTCGATTGCAGCAAGTCTCTCAAGCCCAACATCCTTTTGCAACTATCCTTAGTTGTGCTGATTCGCGGGTTTTGCCAGAGATGTTGTTCGATCAAGGTATCGGAGATATCTTTGATGTTCGGGTGGCTGGTAATATTGCTACTCCTGAAGTTCTAGGTAGTATTGAATATGCAGTAGCTCTTTTAGAAACTCCTTTACTGATGGTACTAGGTCATGAGCGTTGTGGTGCAGTAACGGCTGCGGTCAAGAATGAATCTCTGGCGAACAGCCAAATTGACAGTTTTGTTAAGGCAATTAAACCTTCTGTAGAAAGAATCAAAGAAAAACCTGGAGATCTGGTAGACAATGCAATTGTTGCTAATGTTCAAGACCAGATCGAAAATTTAAAAACCTCTCCAATTTTAAGCGATCGCGCTGAAATGGGCAAACTAAAAATTGTCGGAGGTCGTTATGATTTGGATACTGGTAAAGTAACCATCATTACCTAATTTTATTAGGGTCAATAGTTCTATTTAATAAATTATTTCCGCCAGATTTACAGTTATCTTAGCGGAAAATTTTTTTTGGATTAG includes these proteins:
- a CDS encoding hypothetical protein (Protein of unknown function DUF897), with product MDASLIVSNILNPPVLFFFLGMTAVLVKSDLEIPPPIPKLFSLYLLFAIGFKGGVELIKSGITQEVILTLLAAILMACFVPVYTFFILKLKLDTYDAAAIAATYGSISAVTFITASAFLSELGIDYDGYMVAALALMESPAIIVGLILVNLFASESGKQSDRDFVWSEVLRDAFLNSSVFLLVGSLIIGFLTGEHGWHVLEPFTQGMFYGVLTFFLLDMGLVAARRIKDLQKTGIFLISFAILIPIVNAVLGLLIAWFIGMPRGDALLFSVLCASASYIAVPAAMRLTVPEANPSLYVSTALAVTFPFNIIVGIPVYLYGINLFWR
- the ureE gene encoding urease accessory protein UreE gives rise to the protein MIRLTECFSTKEKIETAWTISLTAEERRRSRQKLEITPNYWVDIYLPRGTVLQDGDLLRSQTGELIVRVLAKPELVMTIRGKTTLDLIRAAYHLGNRHVALEITPDYLRITPDSVLASLLIQLGLEVTEEITPFQPEIGAYGHTHNYE
- the ureF gene encoding urease accessory protein F; protein product: MNETILSLLQLTSPSLPLGAYSYSEGLESLISQETISSAESLAWWLTRELNYGAIRLETGIMLRAYWSLKAGNVQALDDWNSWSSAAKESSELRYQSWQMGTSLLRLLTELQPKTDDNCPPIKQLAQILGRQCNYCIAFGIGAAYWKLSSESALLGYLQSWTANLISVGVRLIPLGQTSGQKLLFQLNQDIINAATTIISLSDDDLCSCSFGLGLASMAHQYQHVRLFRS
- a CDS encoding hypothetical protein (protein of unknown function DUF427), translated to MPKAIWNGAILAESDRTQVVEGNQYFPPDSINQAYFRESNTHTSCPWKGEASYYTIVVDDQENKDAAWYYPKAKEKAKHIEGYIAFWRGVKVEV
- a CDS encoding C-5 cytosine-specific DNA methylase, producing MAKQKSYVSDEVFSNRPIAVDLFAGAGGMTLGFEQAGFDVLAAVEIDPIHACTHQYNFPFWTILCQSVTETTGQEIRAKSAIKDRDIDVVFGGPPCQGFSIMGKRIFDDPRNSLIFHFVRLVLELRPKFFVMENVRGLTIGKAQQLLIEIIKKFQANNYQVQEDYQILNAACFGVPQHRERLFLIGARADYVLPAYPQPITKPLSKRKGSYIFSEKPPNCDLLPSPNVRDALQDLPIIENYPELFERDWVWAEFKEPSLYGATLRGLRRLETNYSYERESIFLQAFSSRYSSTTKLAQTNYALLTSSLRTKHTPRSISRFAATNPGKKEPISRFFRLHYDGICNTLRAGTPSNKGAFTSPRPIHPEQPRCITVREAARLHSYPDWFRFHSTKWHGFRQIGNSVPPLLAQAVATEIVKVLDLFLTLPTKKQNLGSESLLYLNFSEATRYYHLRAQTMEELAQKITSETT
- a CDS encoding Glycosyl transferase, WecB/TagA/CpsF family — its product is MEQINILSVLIDNFSMTELLERLRFGGVVFTPNVDHIIKLQKDRDFYRIYKTADYRVCDSQLLLYASKFLGTPLKEKISGSDLFPAFYWYYRNDKNVKIFLLGGGTEDVVEDAHQNINEKVGRNMVIASYSPPFGFEKDEIECQKIIQMINNSGATVLAVGLGAPKQEKWIYKYKDQLHNIKLFFAIGAAIEFEAGYRRRAPKWMSTVGLEWLFRLMLEPKRLWKRYLVEDLAFFVLILLQKINLQPLRRIRGMISPWRRKLAAK
- a CDS encoding TPR domain protein, with protein sequence MFKLLKTFLDSPTNSESSSQSNEKPSVDSDHQIESQLKEADDFRQQGKLTEAITIYRQAIEQTSHLATRSTKSSITLQQNNNLALAYEQLATAYKQKGQVEQAANYYRQAIIFKSLNWQQAKQSFKSNSQAVINQLLKKDSLLNSAFAFQPLSAQNRQKLANFTFRSADSNSYYPLFSGEVNKINSQQTITIEWEAAQIYLQQALESCDRHNWQQAAIACKQATQLCPNLAEAYKIWGNALQRMGKTAEAMDCYAKAVEIQPDLAKVYAKVASLYAGQNKWQQAIEYYQKAIIIKPTFAEAYRNLAQIWEQLNQPEKAQLYHSKFLELEALNHQTQTNAFQSSLANSNLSPTQSVATYQEIAQNLEKQNKWQEAANYYRKALELNLSQSQPRSDTQPTANSTINSPSTPQLARLKQVQQLLHQSSDDLANQTTLLTSVSETSENTASPVRERGLQGAESSSAHSPSASSCTQGTQSGTKQIDKAIERYQKQAQLKPDSAKTQLDLGNLYAKQQQWQTAINCYHKALKINYQYAEAYWYLADALEKIGKTSDSLEHRYQALSLKPDLAPASEHVYLGRLLQKQGNLEQAVICYRQAIGLKPQFIPAYYRLGQILSLKGEQQEAIACYRQAIQYDPHNAELYFLLGQELAEEKQWNQAVQAYRRVLELKPTYPQASYRLNYALAEKLKLDLQKR
- a CDS encoding Heat shock protein 70, whose translation is MSVTPIENNAYAIDFGTSNTVVARWNSAINSTETVKLPGLSQLLANNPPLIPSLVYVEDASQGKVILGQTVRDRGLDQTNDARFFRSFKRGIGTEIQGFLPELDEQLVTFEQVGEWFLKQLIEQLQADCQANLQSLVLTVPVDSFEAYRLWLTDICHSLNVEQIRILDEPTAAALGYGAAEQELILVVDFGGGTVDLSLVQLSRQSQVNQGFILKWGQKFLGESSSQKKTTARVLAKAGQNLGGTDIDHWLVDYFAATEGLTKSSLTTRLAEKLKIQLSTRQEASEAYFNDETLESYQLNLDRSSLEKILQEQQFFAQLDELMTQVLQQARRNGIEKTDINAVLLVGGTVQMPAVQNWIKQYFDEDKIRCDRPFDAIATGALAIAQGIQVQDFLYHSYGIRYWNRKQNCHSWHPIIQAGQPYPMAQPVELVLGASVENQPSIELIIGEMGVNNVGVEVYFDGDRLITRNTKDQTMTVKPLNDKPGASTIAKLEPLGNPGSDRVKISFRVDQERYLRLSVEDLLTQTMLLNNQIVAELT